CGAAGCTGTTCGTTTTGTTCGGGGTGGCGGAGGATCACGATTCCAACCCGATCAAGATGGGCATCGCCAAACTGAAGCGGAATGGTGCCCGTTTCGTCTCGGTCAACCCGGTGCGCACCGGCTACTCGGCGGTAGCCGACAACTGGATCGGCGTGCGGCCCGGCACTGACGGCCTGTTGATCCTGGCCATCGTGCATGAGCTCCTGAAGGCGCGCCGCATCGATGTCGACTATCTGGTGCGCTATTCCAATGCCACCTGGCTGGTGATCGACGCCCCGGGCACCGCCGAGCACGGCCTGTTCGCGCGGGATGGCGAGGGCAAGCCGCTCGTCTTCGAAAGCGTGACGGAACAGGTCGTTGCGGCAGGCGCCAGGGGGGCAAGGGCAGCGCTTTCCGGCCGCGTGCAACTGGCCGATGGTCGTTTCGCGGTACCGTCCTTCCAGTTGCTCGCCGAAAAATACCTGGACCCGAAATACGCGCCGGAAGCCGTGGCCGGGGAAACCGGCGTCGCGGTCGAGACCATTCGCGGGCTGGCGGCGGAGATCGGCCGCGTGGCCTTCGACGAGACGATAACGATCGAACAACCGTGGACCGACATCAACGGCCAACGCCATGAAGCCTTTGTCGGGCGGCCGGTGTCATTCCATGCCATGCGCGGGATTTCGGCGCATTCCAACGGCTTCCAGACGGCGCGGGCGCTGCATATGCTGCAGGTGCTGATCGGCGCGGTCGATTGCCCGGGCGGGTTCCGCTTCGAGCCGCCTTATCCCAAGCCCGTGACGGCGCATCCGACGCCGCATGGACGGGCCGAGCATTTCGGCTCCAACAAGCCGCTGTCAGGGCCGCATCTAGGCTTTCCGCGCGGGCCGGAAGATCTTTTGATCGATGCCGAGGGTAAGCCGACCCGTATCGACAAGGCGTTTTCTTGGGATGCGCCGCTTTCGGTGCACGGGTTGATGCATATGGTCATCGCCAACGCCCATGCCGGCGATCCGTATCCGATCGACGTGTTGTTCCTCTACATGGCCAACATGGCCTGGAACTCGTCGATGAACACCGCGGGCGTCATCCGCATGCTTGAGGACAAGGACACGGAGACTGGCGAATACAAGATCCCGAAGATCATCTATTCGGACGCCTATGCCTCCGAAATGGTCGCCTATGCCGACCTCGTCCTGCCCGATACCACCTATCTCGAACGGCATGACTGCATTTCGCTGCTCGACCGGCCGATCTCGGAGCCGGATGCCGTGCAGGATGCCATCCGCTGGCCGGTGGTCGAGCCGGACCGCGACGTGCGCGGCTTCCAGAGCGTGCTGATCGATCTCGGCGCGCGCCTCAGATTGCCCGGTTTCGCCGACAACCACGGCAAGCCGTTGTACAAGGATTACGCTGACTACATCGTTCGCCACGAACGCCGGCCGGGCATCGGCCCTCTGGCCGGGTTTCGCGGTCTCAACGGCGATCGCGCCGGGCGCGGCGCCGCCAATGCCGAGCAATTACAACGCTATATCGACAACGGTTCGTTCTTTTCGGCGCATATCCCGCTGGAGGCGCAGTTCTTCAAACACGCCAACCAGGCCTATCAGGACTTCGCCGTGCGTATGGGCTTCTTCGACACGCCGCAGCCCGTCACCTTCCAGCTCTACCAGGAATCGCTGCAGAAATTCCGCTTGTCGGCGCAGGGGCTGCGCGAACCAATCGCGCCTGAAACGCACCGCGAGCGCATCCTCGCAAGCTTCGATCCGCTGCCTGACTGGTACCGGCCGTTCGGCGAGGCGATGGTCGACAGAGGAGAGTTTCCCTTGCACGCCATCACCCAGCGCCCGGCGGCGATGTATCATTCCTGGGGCTCGATGAATGCCTGGTTGAGGCAGATCCACACGTCGAACGCG
The genomic region above belongs to Mesorhizobium terrae and contains:
- a CDS encoding molybdopterin oxidoreductase family protein is translated as MSPKPYVALSEPVADEVRKTTCYMCACRCGINVHIKDGKIRYIEGNRDHPVNKGVLCAKGSAGIMQHYAPARLRAPLKRVGPRGSGKFQEIGWDEALAIATGWLDNVRRDDPKKLAFFTGRDQSQSLTGFWAQQFGTPNYAAHGGFCSVNMAAAGIMTIGGAFWEFGQPDWERTKLFVLFGVAEDHDSNPIKMGIAKLKRNGARFVSVNPVRTGYSAVADNWIGVRPGTDGLLILAIVHELLKARRIDVDYLVRYSNATWLVIDAPGTAEHGLFARDGEGKPLVFESVTEQVVAAGARGARAALSGRVQLADGRFAVPSFQLLAEKYLDPKYAPEAVAGETGVAVETIRGLAAEIGRVAFDETITIEQPWTDINGQRHEAFVGRPVSFHAMRGISAHSNGFQTARALHMLQVLIGAVDCPGGFRFEPPYPKPVTAHPTPHGRAEHFGSNKPLSGPHLGFPRGPEDLLIDAEGKPTRIDKAFSWDAPLSVHGLMHMVIANAHAGDPYPIDVLFLYMANMAWNSSMNTAGVIRMLEDKDTETGEYKIPKIIYSDAYASEMVAYADLVLPDTTYLERHDCISLLDRPISEPDAVQDAIRWPVVEPDRDVRGFQSVLIDLGARLRLPGFADNHGKPLYKDYADYIVRHERRPGIGPLAGFRGLNGDRAGRGAANAEQLQRYIDNGSFFSAHIPLEAQFFKHANQAYQDFAVRMGFFDTPQPVTFQLYQESLQKFRLSAQGLREPIAPETHRERILASFDPLPDWYRPFGEAMVDRGEFPLHAITQRPAAMYHSWGSMNAWLRQIHTSNALYVPGPICDRLELADGDWVWLISHHSRIKVPVQRMEAVNSSTVWTWNAIGKREGAWGLNRDAPEAQKGFLMNHLIHELLPSREDGRRWSNSDPITGQAAWYDLRVRIEKADKGAVSEPHFSTLAEPGKARAHPTELRYGQEWAS